In Daphnia pulex isolate KAP4 chromosome 7, ASM2113471v1, one genomic interval encodes:
- the LOC124198281 gene encoding uncharacterized protein LOC124198281 — protein sequence MVGRCAVPGCKTTYYKGNQKENDVTLFAVPKTSLSKWQELIPCSNLTSTSRICSRHFDESDFKSGIEILNVFHPFKRRNLNAGAIPKHFLINDTSSRQAMQNVGGFQWRNNLNVEANASNASVRKRPKVDKIPTTSKRKKFDSTAHSMEVTSTIQETIDIHQAAEEAIFDPLPDVMNENVAVAVEDSTVAPSMDATSTIQETIDIHQAAEEAIFYPLPDVMNENVAVAVEDSTVAPSMDATSTILETIDIQQAAEEAIFDPLPDVMNENVAVAVEDSTVAPSMDATSTIQETIDIHQAAEEAIFYPLPDVMNENVAVAVEDSTVAPSMEASSTNFKSNFVTFQSLVTLSMVPKNWIWSFDDIKQMIYCMSMDQLPNGNLNIKSVRFQNKQEVMYYVNGTIIPSTTTALSNHFTTIEDISQLIKDFNDRKICSGIPQERFRNVNLSSRLSATLDKAGVLRSKYCRTISEKNRLCVKCLFLKKYLYKRSSKIEVKIPISKEKKKKSKLAEKQKKLDNSLKQVKVLKGKQRDACKLIKDLRKECQIMVQKEKTNGLDYQLRHLSETEKVVVKMFIAKAKIDPERNRHRKTMRYDHSFLIQCVILRMKSYSAYVHIRKIGLLPLPSQSTMRRMLSSSECQFGFNSLALEQISDAFKGLLAWQRWGVIMWDEISITKDMRWDSKGLKWKGIVDFAGEVSIMVPNGLADHVLVFVFRPFYKGWIQPFAWFGTKGGASGTVLLELVTKSIARLFQAGAITKASVCDGFSTNKTVYSHFGVSGTEDGVNSMLHPMDPSVKIHCLHDVPHLLKCTRNHMLEHKLVQFQGHNVNFYSYEHLLEAQKGLQLMLCCRLTEAHVKPNNFQKMNVRLAAQTFSERNALAFKIYREMPAFTANEKRLKKLFEGTEHIERLTKTVNDNFDVLNGRHIKEGITPNNWWINAHDEKVKGRKQILEAMLAVLAVTERIYEKDKNRKMFCSLTTVHGWRMTIRSVIALTEEMFNAGYTVVLTGKMNQDPVERLFGIVRGVDAHPTVTSFQQIIRYVSLGARLSTIIQGANVDNVEQMNILVTMSKCLKRQAKESDIRASDLRSVLEDKLLKEITIRFVDKINEPANSNFVKDILIYDLCGYMIHTRKSMSKCPDCYKSLRCEELELPEDFTADHYTRMRNKGFLIFVTVNMFQTFRVIEKVIEGHFEPIGQMYEEESFQECMEKISTCHLVPIFCDIHRDEKLPYLIREYVGVRYYFESKRLKNLLLAEASANVKKNKKLAKLA from the exons atggttGGCAGGTGTGCTGTTCCTGGTTGTAAAACAACATATtacaaaggaaatcaaaaagaaaatgatgttacTTTGTTTGCAGTTCCTAaaacttcattatcaaaatggcAAGAACTAATTCCATGTAGCAATTTGACGAGCACCTCACGTATTTGCTCCCGTCATTTTGACGAAAGTGACTTTAAATCagggattgaaattttgaacgtgTTCCATCCTTTCAAACGTAGGAATCTTAATGCTGGAGCAattcccaaacattttctgataaatg atacaTCTAGTCGACAAGCAATGCAAAATGTTGGTGGATTTCAATGGAGAAATAACCTTAATG TGGAAGCAAATGCTAGCAATGCATCAGTAAGGAAACGACCAAAAGTAGACAAAATACCTACTAcgtcaaagagaaagaaatttgacaGTACAG CACACTCCATGGAAGTTACCTCTACTATTCAAGAAACAATCGACATTCaccaggctgctgaagaagccatttttgatccacttcctgaTGTAATGAACGAAAACGTTGCTGTCGCTGTCGAAGATTCGACAGTTGCACCTTCTATGGACGCTACCTCTACTATTCAAGAAACAATCGACATTCaccaggctgctgaagaagccATTTTTTATCCACTTCCTGATGTAATGAACGAAAACGTTGCTGTCGCTGTCGAAGATTCGACAGTTGCACCTTCTATGGACGCTACCTCTACTATTCTAGAAACAATCGACATTCAACAGGCAGCTGAAGAAGCcatttttgatccacttcctgaTGTAATGAACGAAAACGTTGCTGTCGCTGTCGAAGATTCGACAGTTGCACCTTCTATGGACGCTACCTCTACTATTCAAGAAACAATCGACATTCaccaggctgctgaagaagccATTTTTTATCCACTTCCTGATGTAATGAACGAAAACGTTGCTGTCGCTGTCGAAGATTCGACAGTTGCACCTTCTATGGAAGCAAGCTCTACTAATTTCAAGTCTAATTTTGTGACATTTCAGTCACTAGTGACTTTATCAATGGTACCAAAGAATTGGATATGGTCTTTTGATGATATCAAACAAATGATTTATTGCATGTCGATGGATCAACTACCAAATGGAAATCTTAACATAAAAAGTGTACggtttcaaaacaaacaagaagtaATGTATTATGTCAACGGAACCATCATTCCATCAACCACTACTGCTTTGTCAAACCATTTCACAACAATTGAAGATATTTCGCAATTGATAAAGGATTTCAACGATCGAAAAATTTGTTCTGGCATTCCTCAAGAAAGGTTCAGAAATGTTAATTTGTCATCTCGTCTTTCTGCTACATTGGACAAAGCTGGCGTGTTAAGATCGAAATATTGCAGAACCAtttcagaaaagaacagaCTGTGCgttaaatgtctttttttgaagaaatacctGTATAAAAGGTCAAGTaaaattgaagtaaaaataccaatttcaaaggagaaaaagaagaaatctaagTTAGctgagaaacaaaagaaactagaTAACAGTCTGAAACAAGTTAAAGttctgaaaggaaaacaaagg GATGCCTGTAAGCTGATTAAAGATCTACGCAAAGAATGCCAAATCAtggttcaaaaagaaaaaacaaatggacTAGATTATCAGCTAAGACATCTTTCAGAAACG gaAAAAGTGGTTGTTAAGATGTTTATTGCCAAGGCCAAAATTGATCCAGAACGTAACAGACACCGAAAGACTATGAGATATGACCATTCCTTTCTAATTCAGTGCGTCATCCTAAGGATGAAAAGTTATTCAGCATATGTGCACATACGGAAAATTGGACTTCTACCTCTTCCTAGTCAGTCAACGATGAGAAGGATGTTAAGTTCTTCCGAGTGTCAGTTTGGATTTAATTCGCTTGCGCTCGAGCAGATATCCGATGCGTTCAAAGGATTACTGGCATGGCAGCGCTGGGGAGTTATAATGTGGGACGAAATATCAATAACCAAGGACATGAGATGGGACAGTAAAGGTCTGAAGTGGAAAGGCATAGTAGACTTTGCAGGTGAAGTTTCCATTATGGTCCCAAATGGTTTGGCAGACCATGTCCTAGTGTTTGTGTTCAGACCATTTTATAAAGGCTGGATTCAACCGTTTGCGTGGTTTGGAACAAAGGGTGGAGCATCTGGTACAGTTTTGCTAGAACTAGTTACGAAAAGCATTGCGCGTCTGTTTCAAGCTGGAGCTATAACGAAAGCAAGCGTATGTGATGGGTTTTCCACAAACAAAACGGTGTATTCCCATTTTGGTGTTTCTGGAACGGAAGATGGAGTTAATTCCATGTTACACCCTATGGATCCTTCAGTGAAAATTCATTGCCTCCACGATGTTCCTCATTTGTTGAAATgcacaagaaaccatatgctTGAACATAAATTAGTTCAg TTCCAGGGACACaacgtaaatttttattcgtatgAACATCTACTGGAAGCCCAGAAAGGTTTGCAATTGATGTTATGCTGCCGATTAACTGAAGCGCACGTAAAaccaaacaattttcaaaaaatgaacgtCAGACTAGCTGCTCAAACATTTTCGGAACGAAATGCTCTTGCTTTTAAAATCTACCGTGAAATGCCAGCCTTTACTGCAAATGAAAAACGgctgaaaaagttgtttgaag GTACTGAACACATTGAGCGGCTTACAAAGACTGTGAATGACAATTTTGACGTACTCAACGGTAGACATATCAAAGAAGGAATCACTCCCAATAACTGGTGGATAAATGCACATgatgaaaaagtgaaaggcaGGAAACAAATACTTGAAGCCATGTTAGCAGTTCTAGCAGTAACTGAGAGGATTTATGAAAAGgacaaaaaccgaaaaatgttttgttccTTGACAACCGTACATGGATGGAGAATGACTATAAGAAGCGTTATTGCGTTAACTGAAGAAATGTTTAACGCAGGCTATACAGTAGTCCTCActggaaaaatgaatcaagATCCAGTAGAG AGACTGTTCGGCATTGTACGTGGTGTTGATGCTCATCCCACGGTgacttcttttcaacaaatcatTCGCTATGTGTCTCTTGGAGCAAGATTATCCACGATTATACAAGGAGCAAACGTTGACAATGTTGAGCAGATGAACATCCTAGTAACAATGTCAAAATGCCTTAAACGTCAAGCCAAGGAAAGTGACATTCGAGCTTCCGACCTGAGATCAGTATTAGAAGATAAACTACTGAAGGAAATAACAATTCGGTTTGTTGATAAAATTAACGAACCAGCGAATTCTAATTTCGTCAAagatattttgatttatgaTTTGTGTGGTTATATGATTCACACAAGGAAGAGTATGTCAAAATGTCCTGACTGTTACAAATCCCTTCGCTGCGAGGAACTGGAGTTGCCAGAAGACTTCACTGCAGATCATTATACTCGAATGCGCAATAAGGGGTTTTTGATCTTTGTCACTGTAAATATGTTCCAAACATTCAGAGTGATAGAAAAGGTAATTGAGGGTCATTTTGAGCCAATTGGCCAAATGTATGAAGAGGAGTCATTTCAAGAGTGCATGgagaaaatttcaacttgTCATTTGGTTCCCATTTTTTGTGACATTCATCGAGATGAAAAGTTACCTTACCTCATAAGAGAATATGTGGGAGTTAGATattattttgaatcaaaaagactaaaaaatcttttgttagCTGAAGCTTcagcaaatgtaaaaaaaaacaaaaaattagcaaAACTTGCGTAG
- the LOC124197667 gene encoding uncharacterized protein LOC124197667 — MTTVKMSSMNNWLGILLLSMLHLVDAENLTDWNTGDGGFKWRANCDFPGDDIGQVLLTTATREECGRLCIANPQCSHFVFCYLEKCYMKNTPSTTHRQDIDYESTAICGFISWRFESQIGRDDWKSTSESGAHSCSFYGNDSLILTTDCRQAEDCSLWYDQVLPTNGSTACKLLDGNSGSCCPVLPKITIKFHEETQYIKMIPDERERIIDAGTNLTLTCVYAFEDEYQKKNYNFSWEIPDYLIKNTELSDLDSRLRKTFGRNDTHMTSTLSLVIARARDTGNFGCKGIPYGIANTFNHLINH, encoded by the exons ATGACAACGGTGAAAATGTCTTCGATGAACAATTGGCTTGGAATCCTTTTGTTATCAATGTTACATCTCGTGGACGCCGAGAATTTGACGGATTGGAACACTGGCGACGGCGGATTCAAGTGGCGGGCCAACTGTGATTTTCCCGGCGACGATATAGGTCAAGTTCTCTTAACAACTGCAACCCGAGAAGAGTGTGGCCGACTTTGTATTGCCAACCCGCAATGCAGCCACTTTGTGTTTTGTTATCTGGAAAAGTGTTACATGAAGAATACGCCATCAACGACACACCGTCAAGACATCGATTATGAAAGCACGGCCATTTGCGGTTTCATTTCCTGGAGATTTGAATCTCAAATTG GAAGGGACGACTGGAAATCTACAAGCGAAAGTGGTGCTCATAGCTGCAGTTTTTATGGCAACGACAGTTTGATTTTGACGACAGATTGCCGACAGGCCGAAGATTGCTCCCTATGGTACGACCAGGTTCTTCCCACTAATGGTTCAACAGCCTGTAAATTATTAGACGGAAATTCAGGATCGTGTTGCCCGGTGCTCCCTAAAATCACTATAAAGTTCCATGAAGAAA CGCAATACATTAAAATG ATCCCCGATGAGAGGGAGCGAATAATCGACGCGGGAACAAATCTCACTCTGACGTGTGTCTACGCCTTTGAAGacgaatatcaaaagaaaaattataatttttcgtGGGAAATTCCAGATTACTTAATCAAAAACACTGAA TTAAGCGACTTGGACAGTCGCCTTCGCAAAACGTTTGGGAGGAACGATACTCACATGACATCGACGTTGTCCCTGGTGATTGCAAGAGCCAGAGACACTGGAAACTTCGGTTGCAAGGGCATCCCGTACGGAATTGCAAACACGTTTAACCATTTGATAAATCATTAA